A DNA window from Mesorhizobium sp. C432A contains the following coding sequences:
- a CDS encoding Hsp20 family protein: MSRMTPFSSPLLLGFDAMEKTLERLAKSGDSYPPYNIERLSGADGKAERLRITLAVAGFAESDLDVTTEENQLVVRGRQTDDTEREFLHRGIAARQFQRCFVLADGMRVIAAELKNGLLSIDLDRPDTERLVRKINISVKD, encoded by the coding sequence ATGAGCCGAATGACGCCCTTCTCCAGCCCGCTTCTCCTTGGTTTCGATGCCATGGAAAAGACCCTGGAACGACTGGCGAAATCCGGTGACAGCTATCCTCCCTACAACATCGAGCGCCTCAGCGGTGCCGACGGCAAGGCCGAAAGGCTGCGCATTACGCTGGCTGTCGCGGGTTTCGCCGAAAGCGATCTCGATGTCACCACGGAGGAAAACCAGTTGGTCGTGCGCGGCCGTCAAACCGACGACACCGAGCGCGAATTCCTCCATCGCGGCATCGCCGCGCGCCAATTCCAGCGCTGTTTCGTGCTGGCCGACGGCATGCGGGTGATCGCAGCGGAACTGAAGAACGGCCTTTTGTCGATCGATCTCGATCGGCCGGATACCGAACGGCTGGTACGGAAAATAAATATATCGGTGAAAGACTGA
- a CDS encoding nucleoside hydrolase translates to MPQTRKIIIDTDPGQDDAVAILLALGSAELEIVGISAVAGNVPLKLTEKNARKICELAGRPDIKVYAGAIRPLARELVTAEEVHGKTGLNGPQLPDPKMKLQGQYAVDFIVETLMKEEAGTITLCALGPLTNVALALIREPKIAPRIKEIVLMGGGFFEGGNVTPTAEFNIYVDPQAADLVFKSGIPIVMMPLDVTHKALTTAKRTQAIRQLGTRVGTATAEMLEFFERFDEEKYGTDGGPLHDPCVIAYLLKPELFKGRNCNVTVETTSELTMGMTVIDWWGVTKRPKNAMVMRDIDHDAFFALLVERLARL, encoded by the coding sequence ATGCCCCAGACCCGCAAGATCATCATCGACACGGATCCCGGCCAGGACGATGCCGTCGCCATATTGCTGGCGCTCGGCAGCGCCGAGCTGGAGATCGTCGGCATCTCTGCTGTTGCCGGCAACGTGCCGCTGAAATTGACCGAAAAGAACGCCAGGAAAATCTGCGAACTGGCGGGACGGCCCGATATCAAGGTCTATGCAGGCGCCATCCGCCCGTTGGCGCGCGAACTGGTCACCGCCGAGGAAGTGCATGGCAAGACCGGCCTCAACGGCCCGCAACTGCCCGATCCGAAGATGAAGCTGCAGGGCCAGTATGCGGTCGACTTCATCGTCGAGACCCTGATGAAGGAAGAGGCCGGTACGATCACCCTGTGCGCGCTCGGCCCGCTCACCAATGTCGCGCTGGCGCTGATCCGTGAGCCGAAGATCGCGCCGCGCATCAAGGAAATCGTACTGATGGGCGGCGGTTTCTTCGAAGGCGGCAATGTCACGCCGACCGCAGAATTCAACATCTATGTCGATCCGCAAGCCGCCGACCTGGTGTTCAAATCCGGCATTCCGATCGTCATGATGCCGCTCGACGTCACCCACAAGGCGCTGACCACGGCCAAGCGCACGCAGGCCATCCGCCAGCTCGGCACCAGGGTCGGCACCGCGACGGCCGAGATGCTGGAGTTCTTCGAGCGCTTCGACGAGGAGAAATACGGCACCGATGGCGGCCCGCTGCACGACCCCTGCGTCATCGCCTATCTGTTGAAGCCGGAGCTGTTCAAGGGCCGCAACTGCAACGTCACCGTCGAAACCACCTCCGAACTCACCATGGGCATGACCGTGATCGACTGGTGGGGCGTGACCAAGCGGCCGAAGAACGCCATGGTGATGCGCGACATCGACCATGACGCCTTTTTCGCGCTGCTGGTGGAGCGGTTGGCTCGGCTTTAG
- a CDS encoding LysE family translocator: MSLELYAAYVLACIVIILVPGPTVTLIIANSIRHGYRAGLANVAGTQAGLAVMIAIVGIGLNTLISGMGHWFEWVRLIGAAYLIWMGVQMFRSKGALNADGTARKPRGGFFLQGLLVALSNPKTLVFFGAFFPQFIAPQGNYTLQIVVMGLTAMIFAAVSDSTYALAASRAGRLLSASRIKLMSRISGSFLVGGGVWLAFSKAK; this comes from the coding sequence ATGTCGCTGGAACTCTACGCCGCCTATGTCCTTGCCTGCATCGTCATCATCCTGGTGCCCGGTCCGACTGTGACGCTGATCATCGCCAACAGCATCCGCCATGGCTACCGCGCCGGCCTTGCCAATGTCGCCGGCACGCAGGCCGGGCTCGCCGTGATGATCGCCATTGTCGGCATCGGCCTCAACACGCTGATATCGGGCATGGGCCACTGGTTCGAATGGGTACGCCTGATCGGCGCCGCCTATCTGATCTGGATGGGGGTGCAGATGTTCCGTTCCAAGGGCGCGCTGAATGCCGACGGCACCGCGAGAAAGCCGCGCGGCGGCTTCTTCCTGCAGGGCCTGCTCGTGGCGCTGAGCAACCCCAAGACCCTGGTGTTCTTCGGCGCCTTCTTCCCGCAATTCATCGCCCCGCAGGGCAATTACACCCTGCAGATCGTCGTCATGGGCCTTACCGCCATGATCTTTGCCGCCGTCTCGGACTCGACCTACGCGCTCGCCGCCAGCCGCGCCGGCCGCCTGCTCTCGGCCAGCCGCATCAAGCTGATGTCCAGGATCAGCGGCAGTTTTTTGGTCGGCGGCGGCGTGTGGCTGGCGTTTTCAAAGGCGAAGTAA
- a CDS encoding amidase, whose protein sequence is MTALRPATKHAVPPAGDICRMSAVDLAEAIRLRRLSVRELVAAFLDRIDAVNPLVNAIVSLRERSDILREADAADAHLAQGGPAGSLFGLPMAIKDLAMTRGLRTSFGSPIFADFVPQEDDFFVERIRKAGGIIIGKTNVPEFGLGSNTYNNVFGPTLNAFDPALTAGGSSGGAAVALALDMVPVADGSDFGGSLRNPAAWNNVYGFRPSQGLVPGGPDLEVFHAQMGIDGPMGRSIRDMALLLDVQAGYRPHAPLSWEKPGSFLEGLATPASGGRVGWLGDLGGHLPVEPGILDLCEAALGRFAEASFLTEPLLPDFDFEALWQAFVTLRQASSGSALKVHYDDPHKRALLKPEAVWEVENAMRLTAPQIRAASVIRTSWHRTLLSLFEHFDLIALPTAQVFPFEVGTHWPSEVAGRAMDSYHRWMQVSAFATLGGCPALNVPVGFDDKGRPMGMQLIGRPRGDLAVLRAGAAYEATLPWQVGAS, encoded by the coding sequence ATGACAGCCCTGCGCCCCGCAACGAAGCACGCCGTGCCCCCCGCCGGCGACATCTGCCGGATGTCCGCTGTCGACCTGGCCGAGGCGATCCGGCTGCGCCGCCTGTCCGTGCGCGAGTTGGTCGCCGCATTCCTCGACCGCATCGACGCGGTAAACCCGCTGGTCAACGCCATCGTCTCGTTGCGCGAGCGCTCCGACATCCTGCGCGAGGCCGACGCGGCGGACGCGCATCTAGCGCAAGGCGGGCCGGCCGGCTCGCTGTTTGGCCTGCCGATGGCGATAAAAGACCTCGCCATGACGCGCGGCTTGAGGACCAGTTTCGGCTCGCCGATCTTCGCCGATTTCGTGCCACAGGAGGATGATTTCTTCGTCGAGCGCATCCGCAAGGCCGGCGGCATCATCATCGGCAAGACCAACGTTCCCGAATTCGGGCTGGGATCCAACACCTACAATAATGTTTTCGGACCGACGCTGAACGCGTTCGATCCGGCGCTGACCGCCGGCGGCTCGAGCGGCGGCGCAGCGGTCGCCCTTGCGCTCGACATGGTCCCGGTCGCCGACGGCAGCGATTTCGGCGGCTCGCTCCGCAATCCGGCGGCGTGGAACAATGTCTATGGCTTCCGCCCGTCGCAGGGCCTTGTCCCCGGCGGGCCGGATCTTGAAGTCTTTCATGCCCAGATGGGCATAGACGGACCGATGGGCCGCAGCATCAGGGACATGGCGCTGCTGCTCGATGTGCAGGCGGGCTACCGTCCGCATGCGCCCTTGTCCTGGGAAAAGCCTGGTTCGTTCCTCGAAGGGCTGGCAACGCCGGCAAGCGGCGGCCGCGTCGGCTGGCTCGGTGATCTCGGCGGTCACCTGCCGGTAGAGCCTGGCATCCTCGACCTGTGCGAGGCCGCACTCGGCCGCTTCGCGGAGGCATCCTTCCTGACCGAGCCCTTGCTGCCGGATTTCGATTTCGAGGCACTGTGGCAAGCCTTCGTGACGCTGCGGCAGGCGAGCAGCGGCTCGGCGCTGAAAGTCCATTATGACGACCCGCACAAGCGCGCCCTGCTGAAGCCGGAAGCCGTCTGGGAGGTGGAGAACGCCATGCGACTGACGGCGCCGCAGATCCGCGCGGCCTCGGTCATCCGCACCTCCTGGCACCGGACGCTGCTGTCGCTGTTCGAGCACTTCGATCTCATCGCGCTGCCGACGGCGCAGGTGTTTCCTTTCGAAGTCGGCACGCATTGGCCAAGTGAGGTCGCCGGACGCGCCATGGACAGCTACCATCGCTGGATGCAGGTTTCGGCCTTCGCCACGCTCGGCGGCTGTCCGGCGCTCAACGTGCCTGTCGGCTTCGACGACAAAGGCCGCCCCATGGGCATGCAGTTGATCGGCCGGCCGCGCGGCGACCTCGCCGTGCTCAGGGCCGGAGCGGCCTATGAGGCGACCTTGCCTTGGCAGGTGGGGGCGTCCTGA
- a CDS encoding ribokinase codes for MIIVVGSINLDLIANVDRLPSPGETVRGSGFTTAPGGKGANQALAAARAGAKVRMVGAVGKDNFATEALALLVAGKVDLSGVGQSFASTGTALILVGADGENVIAVVPGANDSVLPGDLAKAFLAKGDVVLLQHEIPLQTVDAALDAARAAGAVTVLNTAPFRSEAAALLGKADYAVANETEFDLYGEALSLKGRDRPARMRDFAGKTGRTIVVTLGGDGVLAATPEDFLTVPALKITPVDTVGAGDTFCGYLAAGLASNLPLEQALTRAAAAGSLACLKPGAQPAIPLAADVDTALRNNAG; via the coding sequence TTGATCATCGTTGTCGGCTCGATCAACCTCGACCTTATCGCCAATGTCGACCGCCTGCCTTCGCCGGGCGAGACGGTTCGCGGCTCCGGCTTCACCACCGCGCCCGGCGGCAAGGGCGCCAACCAGGCGCTGGCTGCGGCGCGCGCCGGCGCCAAGGTGCGCATGGTCGGCGCCGTCGGCAAGGACAATTTCGCAACCGAAGCCCTCGCTTTGCTCGTGGCCGGCAAGGTCGATCTCTCCGGCGTCGGCCAGAGCTTCGCCTCCACCGGCACGGCGCTGATCCTCGTCGGCGCCGATGGCGAGAATGTCATCGCCGTCGTGCCGGGCGCCAATGATTCGGTGCTGCCCGGCGATCTCGCCAAGGCTTTCCTTGCGAAGGGCGACGTCGTCCTGCTGCAGCACGAGATCCCGCTGCAGACCGTCGATGCAGCGCTTGACGCCGCACGCGCCGCCGGCGCCGTCACCGTGCTCAACACCGCGCCGTTCCGTAGCGAGGCGGCAGCGTTGCTCGGCAAGGCCGACTACGCCGTCGCCAACGAAACCGAATTCGACCTTTACGGCGAGGCGCTGTCGCTGAAAGGCCGCGACCGCCCGGCGCGCATGCGCGACTTCGCCGGCAAAACCGGCCGCACCATCGTCGTCACGCTCGGCGGCGACGGCGTGCTGGCGGCGACCCCGGAGGATTTCCTGACCGTGCCGGCGCTGAAGATCACGCCGGTCGACACCGTCGGGGCCGGCGATACTTTTTGCGGTTATCTCGCCGCCGGGCTGGCGTCCAACCTGCCGCTGGAGCAGGCTCTCACCCGCGCCGCAGCCGCCGGCTCGCTCGCCTGCCTGAAGCCCGGCGCCCAGCCGGCCATCCCGCTGGCGGCGGATGTCGACACCGCCCTGCGCAACAACGCCGGATGA
- a CDS encoding methylated-DNA--[protein]-cysteine S-methyltransferase: MNAQMTMNTQMKPTAILQHDITPEGSDYEVVRRAIEKISLDYRDQPSLEALAADVGETPTGLQKLFTRWAGLSPKAFLQAVTLDHARKLLDSGMPLLETSFELGMSGPGRLHDLFVTHEAMSPGDYKTRGAGLTIRYGYHISPFGIALIMVTDRGLAGLAFNDPGGERAAFADMSGRWPNATYVEDMSATQPYAARIFDPTLWRADQPLRVVMIGSDFQLRVWDALLRIPMGKACTYSSIASRIGAPNASRAVGAAVGANPLSFVVPCHRALGKSGALTGYHWGLTRKRAILGWEAGQTAS; this comes from the coding sequence ATGAACGCCCAGATGACCATGAATACGCAGATGAAACCGACAGCGATCCTGCAGCACGACATCACCCCCGAGGGCAGCGACTACGAGGTCGTGCGCCGCGCCATCGAGAAGATCAGCCTCGACTATCGCGACCAGCCCTCGCTGGAAGCCCTGGCAGCCGATGTCGGCGAGACACCCACGGGCCTGCAAAAGCTGTTCACCCGCTGGGCCGGCCTGTCGCCAAAAGCCTTCCTGCAGGCGGTCACCCTCGACCATGCCCGCAAACTGCTCGATTCCGGCATGCCGCTCCTCGAAACATCGTTCGAACTCGGCATGTCCGGCCCCGGCCGGCTGCACGATTTGTTCGTCACCCACGAGGCGATGTCGCCGGGCGACTACAAGACGCGCGGCGCCGGCCTGACCATCCGCTACGGCTACCACATCTCGCCCTTCGGCATCGCCCTGATCATGGTCACCGACCGTGGCCTTGCGGGGCTCGCCTTCAACGATCCGGGCGGCGAGCGGGCGGCTTTCGCCGACATGTCGGGCCGCTGGCCGAACGCCACCTATGTCGAGGACATGAGCGCCACCCAGCCCTATGCGGCGCGCATCTTCGATCCGACATTGTGGCGCGCCGACCAGCCGCTGCGCGTGGTGATGATCGGCTCCGACTTCCAGCTGCGCGTCTGGGACGCGCTGCTCAGGATCCCGATGGGCAAGGCCTGCACTTATTCTTCGATCGCCTCCAGGATCGGCGCGCCAAACGCCAGCCGGGCGGTGGGGGCGGCGGTCGGCGCCAACCCATTGTCCTTCGTCGTCCCTTGCCATCGGGCGCTGGGCAAGTCCGGCGCACTCACCGGCTACCACTGGGGCCTGACCCGCAAACGCGCCATCCTCGGTTGGGAAGCGGGCCAGACCGCGTCCTGA
- a CDS encoding class I SAM-dependent methyltransferase produces the protein MAGERVNLSGARETLLMTLYGKALESRLPHSLLGDRFADEAVRKIDYDFSRLKVDTNLGIGLAIRAKTYDVRVQDFIARNPGAIVLHLGCGLDTRIFRVDPPEGVEWFDVDFPDVIALRRKLYPSRDHYHLVGSSVTDPDWLAEVPRNRPAVVVMEGLTPYLPVEEGPRLLSRLVAHLAGGELMFDAYSHFGLKMLRLNPTIRATGAEVHWAIDDPQVLERAVPKLRFVDDISAYSAERTAHMSWSAKLFIGLWRHIPALRKVGRILRYRF, from the coding sequence ATGGCCGGCGAAAGGGTGAATCTGAGCGGAGCAAGGGAGACCTTGCTGATGACGCTTTATGGCAAGGCACTGGAAAGCCGGCTGCCGCATTCGCTGCTCGGGGATCGCTTCGCCGACGAGGCCGTGCGCAAGATCGACTATGATTTCTCGCGCCTCAAGGTCGACACCAATCTCGGCATCGGCCTGGCGATCCGGGCCAAGACGTATGATGTCCGCGTTCAGGACTTCATCGCCAGAAATCCCGGCGCCATCGTGCTGCATCTCGGCTGCGGGCTCGATACGCGCATTTTCCGTGTCGATCCACCCGAAGGCGTGGAGTGGTTCGATGTCGATTTTCCGGATGTCATCGCGCTCCGGCGCAAGCTTTACCCGTCCCGGGACCACTACCACCTCGTCGGCTCTTCGGTAACCGACCCAGACTGGCTGGCAGAAGTGCCGCGCAATCGTCCGGCCGTCGTGGTGATGGAGGGGTTGACGCCTTATCTCCCGGTAGAGGAGGGGCCACGGCTGCTGTCACGCCTTGTCGCGCATCTTGCCGGCGGCGAGCTGATGTTCGACGCCTACAGCCACTTCGGCCTGAAGATGCTGCGCCTCAATCCGACCATCAGGGCGACGGGCGCCGAGGTTCACTGGGCGATCGACGACCCGCAGGTACTGGAGCGTGCCGTTCCGAAGCTGCGCTTTGTCGACGATATCTCGGCCTACAGCGCGGAACGCACAGCGCATATGAGCTGGTCCGCAAAACTGTTCATCGGGCTCTGGAGACACATTCCCGCATTGCGCAAGGTCGGCAGGATTTTACGCTACCGGTTCTGA
- a CDS encoding DUF2244 domain-containing protein, with the protein MSDTNASFQADEPFFQALLTPHRSLGRTGFAVLMGALLFGWVVTGAFFLSRGAWPVFGFFGLDVIAVYIAFRANYRAARAREEVSVSRTSLDIRKTAPSGKSEAHRFNPFWARFSVARHAEIGITRMTVEAQGQNVPIGSFLDPDSRESFATAFSRALTKARTR; encoded by the coding sequence ATGAGCGACACAAACGCCTCGTTTCAGGCCGACGAGCCATTCTTCCAGGCGCTGCTGACACCGCACCGCTCGCTGGGCCGCACCGGCTTTGCCGTGCTGATGGGCGCGCTGCTGTTCGGCTGGGTGGTGACCGGGGCGTTTTTCCTGTCGCGCGGCGCTTGGCCGGTGTTCGGCTTCTTCGGCCTCGACGTCATCGCCGTCTACATCGCCTTCCGCGCCAACTATCGTGCCGCCCGTGCCCGCGAGGAAGTGTCGGTGTCGCGCACCAGCCTCGACATCCGCAAGACGGCGCCCTCGGGAAAGTCGGAAGCGCATCGCTTCAACCCGTTCTGGGCACGCTTTTCCGTCGCTCGCCATGCCGAGATCGGCATCACCAGGATGACGGTGGAAGCACAAGGACAGAATGTGCCGATCGGGTCATTCCTGGACCCTGACTCCCGCGAGAGTTTTGCCACTGCATTTTCACGTGCTCTGACAAAAGCCAGGACGCGTTAG
- the nth gene encoding endonuclease III, whose protein sequence is MASPKSKNLSLSKSELPPGRRDGSNAKPRPRPARLRSLYSAAEVHEIFRRFSVQRPEPKGELEHVNAFTLLVAVVLSAQATDAGVNKATRALFKVADTPEKMLALGGARVGEYIRTIGLWRNKAKNVVALSEALIRDYGGEVPSERDELVKLPGVGRKTANVVLNMAFGQHTMAVDTHIFRIGNRLGLAPGKTPEQVEEGLLRIIPDEYMRHAHHWLILHGRYVCKARKPDCPACVIADLCKAEVKTTDVPAPLVEIAAPGVPTTSFPPRTPLRASS, encoded by the coding sequence ATGGCCAGCCCCAAGTCCAAAAATCTTTCCCTATCCAAAAGTGAACTGCCGCCCGGGCGGCGCGACGGCTCGAATGCCAAGCCGCGACCGCGGCCGGCGCGGCTCCGTTCGCTCTACAGCGCCGCCGAGGTGCATGAGATCTTCCGGCGGTTTTCGGTGCAGCGGCCCGAGCCGAAGGGCGAGCTCGAGCACGTCAACGCCTTCACGCTGCTGGTGGCCGTGGTGCTGTCGGCGCAGGCGACCGATGCCGGCGTCAACAAGGCAACGCGGGCGTTGTTCAAGGTCGCCGACACACCTGAAAAGATGCTGGCGCTGGGCGGAGCCAGGGTCGGCGAGTACATCCGCACCATCGGACTCTGGCGCAACAAGGCCAAGAATGTCGTGGCGCTCTCGGAGGCGCTGATACGCGATTACGGCGGCGAGGTGCCCAGCGAGCGCGATGAGTTGGTCAAGCTGCCGGGGGTCGGGCGCAAGACCGCCAATGTCGTGCTCAACATGGCATTCGGCCAGCACACGATGGCGGTCGACACCCATATTTTCCGCATCGGCAACCGCCTCGGCCTGGCGCCAGGCAAGACCCCGGAGCAGGTCGAGGAAGGGCTGCTGCGGATCATTCCGGATGAGTATATGCGCCATGCGCATCACTGGCTGATCCTGCATGGCCGCTATGTCTGCAAGGCGCGCAAACCCGATTGCCCGGCCTGCGTCATTGCCGATCTCTGCAAGGCCGAGGTGAAGACGACCGATGTGCCGGCGCCGCTGGTGGAAATCGCGGCGCCCGGCGTCCCGACAACTAGCTTTCCTCCACGAACACCTCTTCGCGCTTCTTCTTGA
- a CDS encoding tripartite tricarboxylate transporter permease, producing MDLLRNLELGFSTATTPANLGFCLIGVLLGTLIGVLPGIGATATIAMLLPITFQIGDPVSSLIMLAGIYYGAQYGGSTTAILINMPGESSSAVTAIDGYQMARNGRAGAALAIAAIGSFFAGTVSTFLVAVFAPPLTAIALQFGAAEYFSLMIVGLVSSIALAHGSIVKALAMVVLGLLLGIVGTDIYTGTPRFTLGIREYADGLNFVAVAVGVFGVAEILRNLENEHERSVMIKKVSGLMPTRDDFKAMAAPIVRGTIIGSALGILPGGGAVLAAFASYTVEKRVSKHPEEFGKGAIAGVAGPESANNAGAQTSFIPMLTLGIPANPVMALMIGAMIIQGIVPGPNVAIEQPALFWGIIASMWIGNLMLIVLNLPLIGLWVKLLTIPYYVLFPIIMAFCSIGVYSVNTNAFDLYAVAFFGLLGYILTKLRCEPAPLLLGFVLGPLLEENLRRAMILSRGDPSTFVTRPISAGLLLVALAVLVVVFLPSVKKKREEVFVEES from the coding sequence ATGGACCTCCTCAGGAACCTCGAACTCGGCTTTTCGACGGCCACCACGCCGGCCAATCTGGGTTTTTGCCTCATCGGCGTTCTGCTCGGCACGCTGATCGGCGTCCTGCCCGGCATCGGCGCCACCGCAACCATCGCCATGCTGCTGCCGATCACCTTCCAGATCGGCGACCCGGTCTCGTCCCTCATCATGCTGGCCGGCATCTACTACGGCGCCCAGTATGGCGGTTCGACCACCGCCATTCTCATCAACATGCCCGGCGAATCCTCCTCGGCCGTGACCGCCATCGACGGCTACCAGATGGCCAGGAACGGTCGCGCCGGGGCGGCTCTGGCGATCGCCGCGATCGGCTCGTTCTTCGCCGGCACGGTGTCGACCTTTCTCGTCGCCGTCTTTGCCCCGCCGCTGACGGCAATAGCCCTGCAATTCGGCGCGGCCGAATATTTTTCGCTGATGATCGTCGGCCTCGTCTCGTCCATCGCGCTCGCCCACGGCTCGATCGTCAAGGCGCTGGCGATGGTCGTGCTCGGCCTGCTGCTCGGCATTGTCGGCACCGACATCTACACCGGCACGCCGCGCTTCACGCTCGGCATCCGCGAATATGCCGACGGGCTGAACTTCGTCGCGGTGGCGGTCGGCGTCTTCGGCGTTGCCGAGATCCTGCGCAATCTCGAAAACGAGCACGAGCGCTCGGTGATGATCAAAAAGGTCTCCGGCCTGATGCCGACCCGCGACGACTTCAAGGCGATGGCCGCGCCCATCGTGCGCGGCACGATCATCGGTTCGGCGCTCGGCATCCTGCCCGGCGGCGGCGCGGTGCTTGCGGCCTTTGCCTCCTACACGGTCGAAAAGCGCGTGTCGAAACACCCGGAGGAGTTCGGCAAGGGCGCCATTGCCGGCGTCGCCGGACCGGAATCGGCCAACAATGCCGGCGCCCAGACCTCCTTCATTCCGATGCTGACGCTGGGCATTCCGGCCAATCCGGTCATGGCGCTGATGATCGGCGCCATGATCATCCAGGGCATCGTGCCCGGCCCCAATGTCGCGATCGAGCAGCCGGCGCTGTTCTGGGGCATCATCGCCTCGATGTGGATCGGCAATCTGATGCTGATCGTGCTGAACCTGCCGCTGATCGGGCTGTGGGTGAAGCTGCTGACGATCCCCTATTATGTGCTCTTCCCGATCATCATGGCGTTCTGCTCGATCGGCGTTTACAGCGTCAACACCAACGCCTTCGATCTCTACGCGGTGGCATTCTTCGGCCTGCTCGGCTACATCCTGACCAAGCTGCGCTGCGAACCCGCCCCCCTGCTGCTCGGCTTCGTGCTCGGCCCGCTGCTCGAGGAAAACCTGCGCCGCGCCATGATCCTGTCGCGCGGCGACCCTTCGACCTTCGTGACGCGGCCGATCAGCGCCGGCCTGCTGCTCGTCGCACTGGCCGTGCTCGTCGTCGTCTTCCTGCCGTCGGTCAAGAAGAAGCGCGAAGAGGTGTTCGTGGAGGAAAGCTAG
- a CDS encoding tripartite tricarboxylate transporter TctB family protein: MKPFAIDRTNGLCAALFIFFGAFFAIQSLGLEIGTAFRMGPGYFPLVLAIVLIVLGAIILVQAVRVEGEPIGPIAWRGMLFILPAPIFFGMTVRGLGFVPSIFLTALIASFASARMKPLTALLLSAGLTLFSVLVFSYALGLPFQRFGPWLPQWLAL, from the coding sequence ATGAAACCTTTCGCCATCGACAGGACAAACGGCCTGTGCGCCGCGCTGTTCATCTTTTTCGGCGCCTTTTTCGCGATACAATCGCTCGGCCTCGAAATCGGCACCGCCTTCCGCATGGGACCGGGCTATTTCCCGCTGGTGCTGGCGATCGTGCTGATCGTGCTTGGCGCCATCATCCTCGTCCAGGCGGTGCGCGTCGAGGGCGAGCCGATCGGCCCCATTGCGTGGCGCGGCATGCTGTTCATCCTGCCGGCGCCGATCTTTTTCGGCATGACCGTGCGCGGCCTCGGCTTCGTCCCGTCGATCTTCCTGACGGCGCTGATCGCCTCTTTTGCCAGCGCCCGCATGAAGCCGCTGACGGCACTTCTGCTGTCGGCCGGCCTGACGCTGTTTTCGGTGCTGGTCTTCAGCTACGCGCTCGGGCTGCCATTCCAGCGCTTCGGCCCCTGGTTGCCCCAATGGCTGGCATTGTGA
- a CDS encoding tripartite tricarboxylate transporter substrate-binding protein, with translation MRKIVAALAAAAAVSLYSFAASAQTYPERTITVVVPFAAGGPTDTVTRLVAEAMSKDLGQQIIVENVGGAGGTLGAGRVANADPDGYTLLLHHIGMATSATLYRKLAYDTLNAFEYVGLVTEVPMAIVARKDLEPADLKGLVEYAKTNKDTITVANAGIGAASHLCGMLFMSAIGTPLVTVPYKGTGPAMTDLLGGQVDIMCDQTTNTTKQIQGGTIKAYAVTTPERLDVLKDVPTTIEAGLPAVQVSIWHGLYAPKGTPAEITGRLSKSLQVALKDPNVIARFAELGTKPSSESDATPAALKAKLEGEITRWKPIIEAAGQYAD, from the coding sequence ATGAGGAAAATTGTAGCCGCCCTGGCCGCCGCCGCGGCCGTCTCGCTTTATTCGTTCGCCGCCAGCGCACAGACCTATCCCGAGCGCACCATCACCGTCGTCGTGCCGTTTGCGGCCGGCGGTCCGACCGACACGGTTACGCGGCTCGTCGCCGAAGCCATGTCGAAGGATCTTGGCCAGCAGATCATCGTCGAAAATGTCGGCGGCGCCGGCGGCACGCTGGGCGCCGGCCGCGTCGCCAACGCCGACCCGGATGGCTACACGCTGCTCCTCCATCACATCGGCATGGCGACCAGCGCGACCCTCTACAGAAAACTCGCCTATGACACGCTGAACGCCTTCGAGTATGTCGGCCTCGTCACCGAGGTGCCGATGGCGATCGTCGCCCGCAAGGACCTGGAGCCGGCCGACCTGAAAGGGCTGGTCGAATACGCCAAGACCAACAAGGACACCATCACTGTAGCCAATGCCGGCATCGGCGCTGCCTCGCATCTGTGCGGCATGCTATTCATGAGCGCCATCGGCACGCCGCTGGTCACCGTACCCTACAAGGGCACCGGCCCGGCCATGACCGACCTTCTCGGCGGCCAAGTCGACATTATGTGCGACCAGACCACCAACACCACCAAGCAGATCCAGGGCGGCACGATCAAGGCCTATGCCGTCACCACGCCGGAACGCCTCGACGTGCTGAAGGACGTGCCGACGACCATCGAAGCCGGCCTGCCCGCGGTGCAGGTCAGCATCTGGCACGGCCTCTATGCGCCGAAGGGCACGCCGGCCGAGATCACCGGCCGACTGTCGAAATCGCTCCAGGTCGCGCTGAAGGACCCCAACGTCATCGCCCGCTTTGCCGAACTGGGCACCAAGCCGTCGTCCGAGTCCGACGCGACGCCGGCAGCGCTGAAGGCCAAGCTGGAAGGCGAGATCACGCGTTGGAAGCCGATCATCGAAGCCGCCGGCCAATACGCCGACTGA